One Salvia splendens isolate huo1 chromosome 22, SspV2, whole genome shotgun sequence DNA segment encodes these proteins:
- the LOC121786989 gene encoding uncharacterized protein LOC121786989: MACCLYSLQCSRAWLALLVPICAVLSSSSHGSFLIPIIFIFLFTLSKRKPQFHQEKQQPTLQEEVVLMGSQDLYSESESMEQFSSSEDHSSDMEQRLDCSDGSISDEESLIEIEIPSGQFVWNGNNVKCCKEFHKDFWGEMNEFNEEDDNLIEIDIKMGFIKC; the protein is encoded by the coding sequence ATGGCTTGTTGTCTCTATTCTTTGCAATGCTCAAGAGCCTGGCTAGCACTTCTTGTTCCAATATGTGCAGTGCTGTCATCATCTAGCCATGGATCTTTCTTGATCCCAATCATCTTCATCTTTCTCTTCACACTCTCCAAAAGAAAACCCCAATTCCATCAAGAAAAGCAGCAGCCTACATTGCAAGAAGAGGTGGTGTTGATGGGATCACAAGATTTGTACTCAGAGAGTGAGAGCATGGAACAGTTCTCATCAAGTGAGGATCACTCATCTGACATGGAGCAGAGGCTGGACTGCTCGGACGGATCGATATCGGACGAGGAGAGCCTCATTGAGATAGAAATCCCAAGTGGGCAGTTTGTGTGGAATGGCAATAATGTGAAGTGCTGCAAAGAGTTTCATAAGGATTTCTGGGGAGAGATGAATGAGTTCAATGAGGAGGATGACAACTTGATTGAGATTGACATCAAGATGGGATTCATAAAGTGTTGA
- the LOC121786990 gene encoding uncharacterized protein LOC121786990: protein MAAEVGIFSAVSLKLPITNHKLFSPPFPLHNLKKRSHGFKVSANLGGGGEPGEGEIKKGGKKKFITKEQEPEQYWQTAGEREGENPMKTPLPYIIIFGMSTPFVILAIAFANGWIKAPIR, encoded by the exons ATGGCAGCAGAAGTAGGCATTTTCTCTGCTGTCAGTTTAAAGCTcccaattacaaatcacaagcTATTTTCTCctccttttccacttcacaatCTCAAGAAAAGAAGCCATGGTTTCAAAGTTTCAGCAAATTTAGGTGGTGGAGGAGAGCCTGGAGAGGGAGAAATCAAGAAAGGAGGGAAAAAGAAGTTCATCACCAAGGAACAAGAACCAGAACA GTATTGGCAAACAGCAGGCGAGAGAGAAGGGGAGAATCCCATGAAAACACCACTCCCTTACATAATCATCTTTGGTATGTCAACTCCTTTTGTTATTTTAGCCATTGCTTTTGCCAATGGCTGGATTAAGGCCCCTATTAGATGA
- the LOC121787385 gene encoding phytochrome C-like: MSQSTTKKSSCSRGSSVRSRPGARLLIQTPIDAKLHVDYEKSEQPFDYSVSVNASSDVPSSTVSAYLQKMQRGSLIQPFGCLIAVDEKSFGVLAFSENASEMLDLAPQAVPSMEQQEVLSFGVDARTLFQPSGAAALHTASNFGEVNVLNPILVHTKSTGKPFYAVLHRIDVGLVIDLEPVNPSDVPVTAAGALNSYKLAAKAISKLQSVSSGNISLLCDVLVREVKDLTGYDRVMVYKFHEDEHGEVIAESCGPDAEPYLGLHYPATDIPQASRFLFMKNKVRMICDCLAKPVKLVQDKALAQPLSLTGSALRSPHGCHAQYMASMGSIASLAMSVTINEEDDDDETDSNQQKRRKLWGLVVCHHSSPRFVPYPLRYACEFLIQVFSVQMNKEVELAAQMRERHILRTQTVLCDMLLRDAPMGIINQSPNVMDLVKCDGAALYYRKKCWFLGVTPTEAQIRDIAGWLLESHGGSTGLSTDSLMEAGYPHATVLGDAVCGVAAVKITSTDFLFWFRSHTAKEIKWGGAKHDPVEKDDGRKMHPRSSFKAFLEVVKRRSLPWEDVEMDAIHSLQLILRGSLQDHAADDSKMIVNVPADDTSIHRVDELRVVTNEMVRLIETASIPILAVDASGCINGWNSKVAELTGLDMGKALGTPFINLVADDAAQRMKRMLSLALKGKEEKDVEIRLKAFDSQEDKGSIILVANACCSQDVKGNIIGVCFVGQDVTGKMRILDKCNRVQGDYVGVVRNPCPLIPPIFMMDEQGRCVEWNEAMQKISGVKREQAIDQMLVGEVFTVHSFGCQVKDQDTLTKLRILLSGVISGGKEADKLVFGFFDHQHKYVEALISASRRMDSQGKISGVLCFLHVAGPELQRAIDMQKASEEAASDIQTKLAYIRSEMRNPLSGIKLVQDMMGSSSDLSKEQTQLLHTSKLCRDQLAKIISDTDIEGIEESYIEINSDEFNLGEALQVVMNQVMSLSREREVQITKEVPDEMSSMYLYGDILRVQQVLSDFLGSAVLFTPALEGSTVVLRLIPRKESIGKYMHVLHLEFRISHPTPGIPEELIQEMFYHDQSGSSSASSSSREGLGLYMSQKLVKIMNGSVQYLRDAERACFIIVLEFPVAAAK, from the exons ATGTCGCAATCGACGACGAAGAAGAGCAGCTGCTCTAGGGGGAGCTCTGTCAGGTCCAGGCCAGGCGCTCGTCTACTGATCCAAACCCCGATTGACGCGAAGCTCCATGTGGATTACGAGAAATCCGAGCAGCCGTTTGATTACTCCGTTTCGGTTAATGCGTCTAGCGATGTTCCTTCCTCGACGGTGTCTGCTTATCTGCAGAAGATGCAGAGGGGGAGCCTGATTCAGCCTTTTGGCTGCTTGattgctgttgatgagaagagTTTCGGTGTCCTGGCGTTTAGCGAGAACGCATCAGAGATGCTTGATTTGGCCCCACAGGCGGTTCCGAGTATGGAGCAGCAAGAGGTTTTAAGCTTTGGTGTTGATGCGAGGACTCTTTTTCAACCTTCTGGTGCTGCTGCACTGCACACGGCTTCCaattttggggaagtgaatgtTCTTAATCCGATTTTGGTCCACACGAAAAGCACTGGTAAGCCCTTCTATGCTGTTTTGCACAGGATTGATGTTGGATTGGTTATAGATCTTGAGCCTGTGAATCCATCTGATGTGCCTGTGACTGCTGCTGGGGCTTTGAACTCTTATAAGCTTGCAGCGAAAGCCATCTCTAAGCTGCAGTCGGTCTCAAGTGGGAATATATCGCTCTTGTGTGACGTGTTGGTTAGAGAGGTGAAGGATTTGACTGGTTATGACCGTGTGATGGTTTATAAGTTTCACGAGGATGAGCACGGGGAAGTCATTGCGGAGTCGTGTGGCCCTGACGCAGAACCCTATCTTGGGTTGCACTACCCTGCCACTGATATACCACAAGCGTCGAGGTTCCTCTTCATGAAGAACAAGGTTAGGATGATATGCGATTGCTTGGCAAAGCCTGTGAAGCTAGTGCAAGATAAGGCATTGGCTCAGCCCCTCAGTCTTACTGGTTCTGCCTTAAGGTCTCCACATGGCTGTCATGCCCAATACATGGCAAGCATGGGTTCCATTGCATCATTGGCCATGTCTGTAACCATAAACgaagaggatgatgatgatgagacTGATAGCAATCAGCAAAAGAGAAGGAAATTGTGGGGTTTGGTGGTTTGCCACCATTCCAGCCCCAGATTTGTCCCTTATCCGTTAAGGTATGCGTGTGAGTTCCTGATTCAGGTTTTCAGTGTTCAAATGAACAAGGAGGTTGAGTTGGCTGCTCAAATGAGGGAAAGGCATATACTGCGAACTCAAACTGTGCTTTGTGATATGCTTCTTAGAGATGCCCCAATGGGCATCATAAATCAGTCGCCTAATGTGATGGACCTTGTCAAGTGCGATGGAGCTGCACTTTACTACCGCAAAAAATGCTGGTTCCTTGGAGTCACGCCCACAGAGGCACAAATTAGGGATATTGCTGGATGGCTTCTAGAATCCCATGGTGGCAGTACTGGATTAAGCACAGACAGTCTCATGGAAGCAGGCTATCCACATGCCACAGTTCTTGGTGATGCTGTATGTGGAGTCGCTGCTGTGAAAATTACTTCCACCGACTTTCTGTTTTGGTTCCGGTCACATACAGCAAAGGAGATCAAGTGGGGTGGTGCGAAACATGACCCTGTAGAGAAAGATGATGGGAGAAAAATGCATCCACGGTCATCTTTTAAGGCCTTCCTTGAGGTGGTGAAGAGAAGGAGCCTACCGTGGGAAGATGTAGAAATGGATGCAATCCATTCATTGCAGCTTATATTGAGAGGATCTTTACAAGATCATGCAGCAGATGATTCCAAAATGATTGTTAATGTCCCAGCAGATGACACAAGTATTCATAGGGTGGATGAGCTTCGTGTTGTTACAAATGAAATGGTTCGCCTCATTGAAACTGCATCCATACCTATTTTGGCTGTAGATGCATCTGGTTGTATCAATGGCTGGAACAGTAAAGTGGCTGAACTTACTGGCCTAGATATGGGAAAAGCTCTTGGCACACCATTCATTAATCTGGTAGCTGATGATGCGGCTCAGAGGATGAAACGCATGCTATCCCTAGCTTTAAAAG GCAAGGAAGAGAAGGATGTGGAGATAAGACTAAAAGCATTTGATTCTCAGGAAGACAAGGGTTCTATCATCTTGGTGGCTAACGCATGTTGCAGTCAAGATGTGAAGGGAAATATAATTGGTGTTTGCTTTGTTGGGCAAGATGTTACTGGGAAAATGAGGATATTGGATAAGTGCAATAGGGTACAGGGTGATTATGTTGGTGTTGTGAGGAATCCTTGTCCACTGATTCCTCCTATCTTTATGATGGATGAGCAAGGACGATGTGTGGAGTGGAACGAAGCTATGCAGAAGATATCTGGTGTGAAGAGGGAGCAAGCCATTGACCAAATGCTTGTTGGCGAGGTGTTCACGGTCCATTCTTTCGGTTGCCAGGTGAAAGATCAGGACACGCTAACAAAGCTCAGAATATTACTGAGTGGTGTTATTTCCGGGGGAAAAGAAGCTGATAAGCTGGTATTTGGTTTCTTCGACCATCAACATAAATATGTGGAAGCATTGATTTCTGCAAGCAGGAGGATGGATTCACAAGGCAAGATCAGCGGCGTGCTGTGCTTTCTTCACGTCGCTGGTCCTGAACTTCAACGCGCAATAGATATGCAAAAAGCGAGTGAAGAAGCTGCTTCAGATATTCAGACGAAGTTAGCCTACATCCGCAGTGAAATGAGAAACCCGTTGAGTGGGATAAAGCTTGTTCAGGACATGATGGGATCCTCCTCTGATTTGAGTAAAGAACAGACACAGCTACTCCACACTAGCAAATTGTGTCGCGACCAATTGGCCAAGATCATCAGTGATACTGATATTGAGGGCATCGAAGAAAG CTACATAGAGATAAACTCAGATGAGTTCAATCTGGGGGAGGCGCTACAAGTGGTAATGAATCAAGTGATGAGCCTGAGCCGGGAGCGAGAGGTGCAGATCACAAAGGAGGTGCCGGATGAGATGTCAAGCATGTACCTATACGGCGATATATTGAGAGTCCAGCAAGTCCTGTCAGACTTTCTAGGCAGTGCAGTGTTGTTCACTCCTGCACTTGAAGGATCAACAGTTGTTTTGAGACTGATTCCCAGAAAGGAGAGCATAGGGAAGTATATGCATGTTCTCCATCTCGAATTCCG GATCAGTCATCCAACACCAGGAATCCCAGAAGAGTTGATACAAGAGATGTTCTATCACGACCAGAGCGGATCATCATCAGCGTCTTCGTCTTCGAGGGAAGGTCTGGGACTGTACATGAGCCAGAAGCTGGTGAAGATCATGAACGGCAGCGTGCAGTACCTTAGAGACGCGGAGCGGGCGTGTTTCATTATTGTTTTGGAATTCCCAGTAGCAGCTGCTAAATGA